The Aphis gossypii isolate Hap1 chromosome 3, ASM2018417v2, whole genome shotgun sequence genome includes a region encoding these proteins:
- the LOC114122139 gene encoding uncharacterized protein LOC114122139, giving the protein MAKLNSMVIFCLVQLTLSEDRISVDTVGTITATAGYSIADNHSPTIKSHTSSIEFSGDHDSSKDTSSSSEAYTSLTPGLRSSQSLSLRSRQARGKPQSQTWSAEDKDLGNPSFSLTDHRMNEQLYSVKPQTFDNQSPQLSDVKSNESVEKSVPSITYGKKMHKNDGHDDRPVFNDWSEEVHMAFDNNKPIRSRRKNKHQLDSEQEKRKTQNKKLAESNNKDGWQELSPNMEIATGIITSVQEHDSSQESSSSSELFKAHRHPDLFHEEGISSAEDAAHHHTEPQNFDHKQVLSKMNHFDFSNAVSQQASKTPPPREKRLNYLQPGGGGPPVARYPYSAGSGPLQHPSPVQVVGPSPQQPHPAAAATKSVKIEQPSATPNYHSIVVPIPISHQMYAAIGGDPSSPVHGHQLASSTVQQAMMSLPVVHNVFFKTDENGGGKTMPAIVIPLKPEYLHQLQQQHYAHAQQQQSAADDSLNAAGHQRPVHQGAGKALQFQQLHHQQQLQQQSSAPSSVSPSSLAPLQPYAQKPKTVAKVKKPFGLQMKDNDMQHRVKQPFGLQHQFYNNPFAAGGGGGHVQLHHGGGGGGGGGQQSDDSRYAQSATAPDSVPLHAFPGTGHPIVVKRPHAYGYTASPSSPTSTKYSQAVNKSPQLQHHHNNHHHHHHNNLHHHHQQQQQQPSTEELAAAIAQQQLLQQQPFKATTYHPGYAYLNGPDDDYPYKPIYKDMNKRNDVLVVRTAEGRN; this is encoded by the exons ATGGCAAAATTAAATAGCATG gttattttttGCTTAGTTCAACTTACACTCAGCGAAGATAGAATATCCGTGGATACAGTTGGTACAATTACAGCTACTGCCGGTTACTCTATAGCAGATAATCATTCACCTACTATTAAAAGTCATACTTCAAGTATAGAATTTTCTGGTGACCACGATTCTTCTAAGGATACATCTTCTTCAAGTGAAGCTTATACGTCATTAACGCCTGGCCTGCGAAGTTCGCAAAGCTTGTCGTTAAGATCTAGACAAGCCAGAGGAAAACCACAAAGCCAGACTTGGAGTGCTGAAGACAAAGACCTTGGTAATCCGTCTTTTTCATTGACCGATCACCGAATGAATGAACAATTGTATAGTGTTAAACCTCAAACGTTTGACAATCAATCGCCACAGTTATCCGATGTAAAGAGTAATGAAAGTGTCGAGAAGTCTGTGCCATCAATCACATATGGAAAAAAGATGCATAAAAACGATGGACACGACGATCGACCGGTTTTTAACGATTGGTCCGAAGAAGTACATATGGCATTTGATAACAATAAACCAATTAGATCGCGACGAAAGAATAAACACCAATTGGATAGTGAACAGGAAAAAAGGAAAacgcaaaacaaaaaattagcGGAAAGTAATAATAAGGATGGCTGGCAAGAATTAAGTCCCAACATGGAAATCGCTACAGGCATTATTACATCTGTTCAAGAACATGATTCTTCACAAGAATCATCTAGTAGTTCag AATTGTTCAAAGCCCATCGTCATCCAGACCTGTTTCACGAGGAAGGCATTTCCAGCGCGGAGGACGCGGCACACCATCACACCGAACCGCAGAACTTCGACCACAAGCAGGTGCTGTCGAAAATGAATCATTTCGACTTCAGCAACGCCGTGTCGCAGCAGGCCAGCAAGACGCCGCCGCCCAGGGAGAAGCGGCTGAACTACTTGCAGCCGGGCGGGGGCGGCCCGCCGGTGGCCAGGTACCCGTACAGCGCGGGCAGCGGGCCGTTGCAACACCCGTCGCCGGTGCAGGTGGTCGGGCCCTCTCCGCAACAGCCGCACCCGGCCGCCGCGGCCACCAAGTCCGTGAAAATCGAACAGCCGTCGGCCACGCCCAACTACCACAGCATCGTGGTGCCCATACCCATCTCGCACCAGATGTACGCGGCCATCGGCGGCGACCCGTCGTCCCCGGTGCACGGCCACCAGTTGGCCAGCAGCACCGTTCAGCAGGCGATGATGTCGTTGCCGGTCGTGCACAACGTGTTCTTCAAGACGGACGAGAACGGCGGCGGTAAGACCATGCCGGCCATCGTGATACCCCTGAAACCGGAATACCTGCACCAGTTGCAGCAACAGCACTACGCGCACGCGCAACAGCAACAGTCGGCGGCCGACGACTCGCTGAACGCCGCCGGACACCAGCGGCCGGTGCACCAGGGGGCCGGCAAAGCGTTGCAGTTCCAACAACTTCACCATCAGCAGCAGCTCCAGCAACAGTCGTCCGCACCGTCGTCGGTGTCGCCGTCGTCGCTGGCGCCTTTGCAGCCGTACGCGCAAAAGCCGAAAACCGTAGCCAAAGTCAAAAAACCGTTTGGCTTGCAGATGAAGGACAACGACATGCAACACCGCGTCAAGCAGCCGTTCGGCCTGCAACACCAGTTCTACAACAACCCGTTCGCTGCGGGCGGAGGCGGAGGCCACGTACAGCTACaccacggcggcggcggcggcggcggcggcggccagCAATCCGACGATTCGCGGTACGCGCAGTCGGCCACCGCTCCCGATTCGGTTCCGCTCCACGCGTTTCCGGGCACCGGCCACCCTATCGTCGTCAAGCGGCCGCACGCTTACGGTTACACCGCTTCGCCCTCCTCGCCGACGTCGACCAAGTACTCGCAGGCCGTAAACAAATCGCCACAGCTACAACACCATCACAACAACCACCATCATCACCACCACAACAACCTTCACCATCACCATCAACAGCAACAACAGCAGCCGTCCACCGAGGAACTGGCCGCGGCCATCGCACAACAGCAACTTTTGCAGCAGCAGCCGTTCAAGGCCACCACGTACCATCCTGGTTACGCATACCTCAATGGGCCCGATGACGATTACCCGTATAAGCCCATTTATAAGGACATGAACAAGCGCAACGACGTGCTGGTCGTCCGGACCGCTGAAGGTCGCAATTGA
- the LOC114122108 gene encoding skin secretory protein xP2-like, producing the protein MKIHVLIGLACLVAMATCSEDSSTEQTQKVQQDQQPEEDHQSIKRDAVEDYTADESYAPSAVAGGEAYQPAAPAEAYAPSAAEGYAPSAAEGYAPSAYAAAPAAYAAPAAYAGPTAYAAAAAPVGIATAPAAYGYGPSAYPAVSGYAPSYGPEHVISQHVEINRAIPVPVYRTIAVGVPQPVAVRVPYPVPVIKTVAYPVEKPVPYPVDKPYPVHIEKKVPVPVDRPYPVPVYKIKHIYHEPKWAKWLSGW; encoded by the exons ATGAAAATACAC GTTTTGATCGGTCTGGCATGTTTGGTGGCCATGGCCACGTGCTCGGAAGACTCGTCGACCGAACAGACTCAAAAGGTGCAACAGGACCAACAGCCGGAAGAGGACCACCAGTCCATCAAACGCGACGCAGTCGAAGATTACACCGCAGATGAGTCGTACGCCCCGTCAGCCGTCGCCGGCGGTGAAGCATACCAGCCCGCTGCCCCTGCTGAAGCATACGCACCATCCGCCGCTGAAGGTTACGCGCCATCCGCCGCTGAAGGTTATGCACCATCTGCATACGCCGCTGCTCCAGCCGCTTATGCCGCCCCAGCCGCTTACGCTGGTCCCACAGCttacgccgccgccgccgcaccgGTAGGCATTGCCACTGCACCTGCCGCCTACGGATACGGACCGTCCGCATACCCCGCAGTTTCCGG ATACGCTCCATCATACGGACCCGAACATGTCATCTCGCAACACGTTGAGATCAACCGCGCTATACCCGTTCCAGTGTACAGGACTATCGCAGTTGGTGTACCCCAACCAGTGGCCGTACGTGTGCCATACCCGGTGCCTGTCATCAAGACGGTCGCATACCCGGTCGAAAAACCCGTGCCCTACCCAGTCGACAAGCCGTACCCCGTGCACATTGAGAAGAAAGTCCCAGTGCCCGTTGACAGACCGTACCCCGTGCCCGTGTACAAGATCAAGCACATCTACCACGAACCCAAGTGGGCCAAATGGCTCAGCGGCTGGTAA